The following are from one region of the Priestia filamentosa genome:
- a CDS encoding sensor histidine kinase encodes MKRKRLNIQWRFINIFVVMNIITLLFVLTIVMSYFKLNPLDFLSLNWFNIPFIFFLLFAVIGIGVVAGYSYGNPLKERLEVLFESILRYEKGNFSYRLSNLGEDEVGLIGEQLNQMASQIEKQVASLQKLSAEKVEWRDQLRRSAVVEERQRLARELHDAVSQQLFAISMMSSAVKEMTQQDSKHLKQLTLIEKMAGDAQNEMRALLLHLRPATLENKSLNEGLQELLQELNSKQTMDIHWDFEDILLSKGIEDHLFRIVQEALSNVFRHSKASAVVVKLHKVHNGVYLKIIDNGVGFDQGDTKASSYGLQSITERASEVGGVAEIISLPDKGTQITVKIPIVDESKERE; translated from the coding sequence ATGAAAAGGAAACGATTAAATATTCAGTGGCGCTTTATTAATATTTTCGTAGTCATGAACATTATTACTCTTCTTTTTGTTTTAACAATTGTAATGTCTTATTTCAAACTTAATCCCCTCGATTTTTTGAGCTTGAATTGGTTTAATATCCCCTTTATTTTCTTTCTTCTCTTTGCTGTGATAGGAATTGGTGTTGTAGCAGGCTACTCATATGGAAATCCTCTTAAAGAACGGCTGGAAGTCTTATTCGAATCTATTTTACGGTATGAAAAAGGAAACTTTTCTTATAGATTATCTAACCTTGGGGAAGACGAGGTTGGTTTAATCGGAGAACAGCTTAATCAGATGGCTAGTCAAATTGAAAAGCAAGTAGCTTCTCTTCAAAAACTTTCAGCAGAGAAAGTAGAGTGGCGTGATCAGCTAAGACGTTCAGCTGTTGTTGAAGAGCGTCAGCGTTTGGCACGAGAGCTTCATGACGCAGTAAGTCAGCAACTTTTTGCTATCTCAATGATGTCTTCTGCTGTAAAGGAAATGACGCAGCAGGACAGCAAGCATTTAAAACAACTTACGTTAATCGAGAAAATGGCAGGAGATGCTCAGAATGAAATGAGAGCCCTTTTATTACATTTGCGTCCAGCAACGCTTGAAAATAAATCGCTCAATGAAGGACTCCAGGAACTTTTGCAAGAATTAAATAGCAAACAAACAATGGACATTCATTGGGATTTTGAAGATATTCTCCTTTCAAAAGGCATTGAAGATCACTTGTTTCGTATTGTCCAAGAAGCACTTTCAAACGTCTTTAGACATTCAAAGGCAAGCGCTGTCGTTGTGAAGCTTCATAAAGTACATAATGGAGTATATTTAAAGATTATTGATAATGGTGTAGGATTTGATCAGGGAGATACAAAAGCTTCTTCATACGGTTTGCAGTCTATTACAGAGCGAGCAAGTGAGGTTGGAGGAGTAGCCGAGATTATATCGCTTCCTGATAAAGGAACACAAATAACAGTAAAAATACCGATTGTAGATGAGAGTAAGGAGAGAGAATAA
- the liaF gene encoding cell wall-active antibiotics response protein LiaF translates to MRLPKNKLLGLLVVFTGISILLNIVHLAGILAGPLFLFMVGAFFLRYGNRMIGIGFLGLSAVVAFQNIFNVNLAGLAVAAAFIYVGYRLLTGKKMWKTREKQENRKKKGFFSKKGKEPISFQKEEQVYKEDIHVRGIPYQNSLLGDFRLINHQFDLKDLNLSHLIGDVKIDLSKAIVPVGENAIVISGLIGDVDIYVPYDLEVSVTTTNLFGKTKVFHYEQSGFNRQASIVTNGYEGADAKVKIAITTLIGDIDVRHL, encoded by the coding sequence GTGCGCCTGCCTAAAAACAAACTACTCGGACTTCTAGTTGTTTTTACCGGAATTAGTATTTTACTCAACATTGTTCATTTAGCTGGTATATTAGCAGGTCCTCTCTTTTTATTTATGGTTGGCGCCTTCTTTTTACGATACGGCAATCGAATGATTGGCATAGGATTTTTAGGTCTTTCAGCAGTTGTTGCTTTTCAAAATATTTTCAATGTAAATCTAGCAGGCTTAGCAGTTGCAGCAGCTTTTATATATGTTGGCTATCGTCTTCTTACAGGGAAGAAGATGTGGAAAACACGAGAAAAGCAAGAGAACCGTAAAAAGAAAGGGTTCTTTTCTAAGAAGGGTAAGGAACCTATTTCATTTCAAAAAGAGGAACAAGTATACAAAGAAGATATACATGTGCGAGGGATACCATACCAAAATTCACTTCTTGGTGATTTTCGTTTGATTAATCATCAGTTTGATTTAAAAGATTTAAATCTTTCTCACCTTATTGGAGATGTGAAAATTGATTTATCTAAAGCAATCGTTCCAGTGGGTGAAAATGCCATTGTTATTAGCGGACTTATTGGAGATGTTGATATTTATGTACCATATGACTTGGAAGTTTCGGTAACAACAACAAATCTATTTGGGAAAACAAAAGTTTTTCACTATGAACAAAGCGGATTCAATCGACAAGCCTCTATTGTTACAAACGGATATGAAGGGGCTGATGCGAAAGTGAAGATTGCTATTACAACACTTATTGGGGATATTGATGTGAGGCATTTATGA
- the liaG gene encoding LiaG family protein, translating to MKKLIGLLFVIIGITVLSSFLINQSSFAFGDKRTKSETFAKDEIHNIKLNIKSADVNFIAKDRRDIKVIVEDKRAFKKSISMNQVGDVLNIKQKGATFNMFQSTKVTIEVPSSYERDVNIASSSGNVSIKNNGEKPLELDRLIVQATSGDTQIFDVGAKQLHIEKSSGNVKGENLSTETTLAHLTSGNLTLNGFEGEIDAKATSGDISIVMDKVKGNGSVKATSGDIDVKLPHKSNTHLKAHVSSGDINVDQRFKVKTKMEEDLEAKEGNGKYAFNIKATSGDIDIQ from the coding sequence ATGAAAAAATTAATAGGGCTTTTATTTGTTATTATAGGAATAACCGTGCTGTCTAGTTTTCTTATTAATCAAAGTTCTTTTGCATTTGGAGACAAGAGAACGAAAAGTGAGACGTTTGCAAAAGATGAGATTCATAATATTAAGTTAAACATTAAAAGTGCTGATGTTAACTTTATTGCAAAAGACCGTCGAGATATTAAAGTAATCGTAGAAGATAAGCGGGCATTTAAAAAGAGTATAAGCATGAATCAAGTTGGCGATGTGTTAAATATTAAACAAAAAGGTGCTACGTTTAATATGTTTCAATCTACAAAGGTTACAATAGAGGTACCAAGTAGCTATGAAAGAGATGTAAATATTGCATCAAGCTCTGGTAATGTTTCCATTAAGAATAATGGAGAGAAACCATTGGAATTAGATCGGCTTATCGTTCAAGCTACCTCAGGAGATACGCAGATTTTTGATGTAGGTGCTAAACAGCTTCATATTGAAAAGTCTTCTGGAAATGTGAAGGGTGAAAATCTTAGCACAGAGACAACACTTGCGCATTTAACATCAGGAAATTTGACGCTTAACGGATTTGAGGGAGAAATTGATGCAAAAGCAACATCAGGCGATATATCCATTGTAATGGATAAGGTTAAAGGTAATGGAAGTGTGAAAGCAACGTCAGGCGATATTGACGTCAAACTTCCACATAAGAGCAATACGCACCTCAAAGCCCATGTTTCTTCAGGCGATATTAACGTAGATCAAAGATTTAAAGTAAAAACAAAAATGGAAGAGGACTTAGAGGCTAAAGAAGGAAATGGAAAATATGCTTTTAACATCAAGGCTACAAGCGGTGATATTGATATTCAATAA
- a CDS encoding PspA/IM30 family protein: protein MVLRRIRNMVVATVNDNLDKMENPLVMINQYLRDMEEELSKARHAVAQQEAIKADFERRLTYSQKMKKKRYDQAQIAVNSGEEDLARKALMEMKQYEEKVLQYEEIYEQSVAQLVELKEQLGKLEERIQALRDKRHTLVARANVVKAKEHMNASINRIDSNSSYREFQRLEARIMDMETKANVYTSYNFGGEQTSFTKLEHEEDVENELQKLKEVQKA from the coding sequence ATGGTATTAAGAAGAATTAGAAATATGGTTGTTGCAACAGTAAACGATAACTTAGACAAGATGGAAAATCCGCTAGTGATGATTAATCAATATTTACGCGATATGGAAGAAGAGCTTTCAAAAGCAAGGCATGCTGTCGCTCAGCAAGAAGCTATTAAAGCAGATTTTGAACGTCGTTTAACATACTCTCAAAAAATGAAAAAGAAACGCTATGATCAAGCTCAGATTGCTGTTAATTCTGGTGAGGAAGATTTAGCTCGAAAAGCACTCATGGAGATGAAACAATATGAAGAAAAAGTGTTACAATACGAAGAGATATATGAGCAATCTGTAGCACAGCTTGTTGAATTAAAAGAACAATTAGGAAAACTAGAAGAAAGAATTCAAGCTTTAAGAGATAAGAGACATACGCTTGTTGCACGTGCAAATGTTGTAAAAGCAAAAGAACATATGAATGCATCTATTAATCGAATTGATTCGAATAGTTCATACAGAGAATTTCAGCGTCTTGAAGCGCGTATTATGGACATGGAAACAAAAGCAAATGTATATACTTCTTACAACTTTGGTGGAGAACAAACATCATTTACAAAGCTTGAGCATGAGGAAGATGTAGAAAACGAGCTTCAAAAATTGAAAGAAGTACAAAAGGCTTAA
- a CDS encoding response regulator, with protein MIRVLIVEDDPMVAEFNKRYLEEIEGFELAGVAYSVDEALGKLQDTVVDLILLDVFMPERTGLELLDEIRKQHKKIDVILITAASEVDKVQTALRYGAVDYLIKPFEFDRFNRALVSYREKRAFFDMQTNVKQEDLDQNILNRTQKTVSESLPKGLTKSTLKILLAAIENMDKDPFSTDDVAEDVGISRVSVRKYLRFLTDIHVLEEKMTYGTVGRPVYLYHFNEKNRSLVKNYL; from the coding sequence GTGATTAGAGTCTTAATTGTTGAAGACGATCCAATGGTAGCTGAATTTAATAAACGCTACCTTGAAGAAATAGAAGGATTTGAACTTGCTGGGGTAGCTTATTCTGTCGATGAGGCACTGGGGAAGTTGCAAGACACGGTTGTTGATTTGATACTTTTAGATGTTTTTATGCCTGAACGTACAGGACTAGAGCTGTTAGATGAAATTCGTAAACAGCACAAGAAAATTGATGTTATCTTAATTACGGCAGCTTCTGAAGTGGACAAAGTCCAAACAGCATTGCGTTATGGAGCTGTAGATTATTTAATTAAACCATTTGAATTTGATCGTTTTAATCGTGCACTTGTATCATATCGGGAGAAACGAGCATTTTTTGACATGCAAACAAATGTTAAGCAAGAAGATTTGGATCAAAATATTCTAAATAGAACACAAAAAACAGTTTCGGAATCATTGCCAAAAGGATTAACTAAAAGCACTCTTAAAATTTTACTGGCAGCAATCGAGAATATGGACAAAGATCCATTCTCAACAGACGATGTTGCCGAAGATGTAGGGATTTCAAGGGTTTCTGTTCGAAAATATTTACGTTTTTTAACAGACATTCATGTATTAGAGGAAAAGATGACATATGGTACAGTAGGAAGACCTGTTTATCTTTATCACTTTAATGAAAAGAATCGTTCACTTGTTAAGAACTATTTGTAA
- the dcuS gene encoding DcuS/MalK family sensor histidine kinase, with protein sequence MFKHRLKLSSSIIIFVCVVVILSLFLTDILISRTITKTIRTDQEEKAMNVARTVALSPVIREGLLHKEESKEIQEYTKDIQKATKVEFVVVIDMKGIRKSHPNPKNIGKKFSGGDEKEVLEGKETISISEGTLGMSSRSFTPVVDDSGNQIGAVAVGTSLNKIEQALQKAHDSILVGSIVGLIIGVLGAILLARYIKKTLFGLEPYAIAKILEERNTMLQSAHEGIVAVDRDGKITLVNRSALRLFQRAGLSNEPIGKAVDEYLPVSKLSTILKERQVQLDEEININGVSMLVNRVPLILEDKVVGAISTLRDKTEVNQLAEQLTGVRLYAEALRAQSHEFKNKLHVILGMTQMEYYDELSDYINQLVNHQNQEVGLVMKHIKSPALAGFIIGKLSYAREERTSLQIDSETPIPEPKLPEVTHELITIIGNLIDNAIDAVAKGERKEVTVNLHYKKNRLTIEVNDTGAGISEEVQKNLFVKGFSTKGDNRGIGLYLVERSVRELGGYIDVESTPSEGTTFVVELFYESRGEEA encoded by the coding sequence ATGTTCAAGCATCGCCTAAAGTTAAGCTCTAGTATTATCATCTTTGTTTGTGTTGTTGTTATTTTGTCTTTATTCTTAACAGATATTTTAATTAGCCGGACCATTACTAAAACGATTCGAACAGATCAAGAAGAAAAAGCAATGAACGTAGCTCGAACTGTTGCGCTTTCTCCTGTTATTCGAGAAGGGCTCTTACATAAAGAAGAAAGCAAGGAGATTCAGGAGTATACAAAAGATATTCAAAAAGCCACAAAAGTGGAATTTGTCGTTGTTATTGATATGAAAGGCATTCGTAAATCACATCCAAATCCAAAAAACATTGGCAAGAAGTTTTCAGGAGGAGATGAAAAAGAAGTTCTAGAAGGAAAAGAAACTATCTCTATTTCAGAAGGAACACTTGGCATGTCTTCCCGCTCTTTCACACCTGTAGTGGATGATAGTGGAAATCAAATTGGGGCTGTTGCTGTAGGAACTTCTCTGAATAAGATTGAACAAGCTTTGCAAAAAGCTCATGATAGCATTTTAGTCGGGTCTATTGTTGGTCTTATCATTGGAGTTCTTGGAGCCATTTTGCTTGCTCGTTATATTAAAAAGACTCTTTTTGGGCTTGAACCATATGCGATTGCTAAAATATTAGAAGAGCGAAATACAATGCTTCAGTCTGCTCATGAAGGTATTGTTGCCGTTGACCGAGATGGTAAGATTACGCTTGTTAACCGCTCTGCTCTGCGTCTTTTTCAAAGAGCAGGCTTATCAAATGAGCCAATTGGGAAGGCTGTAGACGAATATCTGCCCGTATCAAAACTAAGCACCATTTTGAAAGAAAGACAGGTTCAGTTAGATGAAGAGATTAATATTAATGGGGTTTCAATGCTTGTGAACAGAGTTCCGCTTATTTTGGAAGATAAAGTTGTTGGAGCTATCTCAACACTTCGTGATAAGACAGAAGTGAACCAGCTAGCAGAGCAGTTAACAGGAGTACGACTTTATGCAGAAGCATTGAGAGCACAATCACATGAGTTTAAAAATAAACTTCATGTAATTTTAGGAATGACCCAAATGGAATATTATGATGAGCTATCTGATTACATTAACCAGCTTGTAAATCACCAAAATCAAGAAGTTGGGCTTGTGATGAAACATATTAAGAGCCCGGCGCTTGCAGGTTTTATTATCGGAAAATTAAGCTATGCGAGAGAAGAAAGAACAAGCTTGCAAATTGATAGTGAAACACCTATCCCTGAACCTAAATTACCAGAAGTAACTCACGAGCTTATTACAATCATCGGAAACTTAATTGATAATGCAATTGATGCTGTAGCAAAAGGGGAAAGAAAAGAAGTTACGGTTAATTTACACTATAAAAAAAATCGTCTAACGATTGAAGTAAATGATACAGGGGCTGGCATTTCAGAAGAAGTCCAGAAAAATTTATTTGTTAAAGGCTTCTCCACAAAAGGGGATAATAGAGGAATAGGACTTTATTTGGTAGAGAGAAGTGTAAGAGAGCTTGGTGGCTATATTGACGTAGAGTCAACGCCTAGTGAAGGAACAACGTTTGTTGTAGAACTATTTTATGAATCTAGAGGTGAAGAAGCGTGA
- a CDS encoding solute symporter family protein: MNVLAFSLFLAIVALTLIITYYASKRTKTTSDFYTADGSLTGWQNGLAIAGDYMSAASFLGIAGMIALSGFDGFFYSIGFLVAYLVVLYIVAEPLRNLGKYTMADMIAARFNEKKVRGVAALNTITISIFYMIAQLVGAGGLIKLLLGIDYVYSVLIVGVLMTIYVVFGGMTATSWVQITKAVLLMIGTFVISIIVFSKFDFSIAKMFSEMKSATPLGESFLHPGNKFTNPLDMISLNLALVLGTAGLPHILIRFFTVKDAITARKSVVYATWIIGIFYILTIFLGFGAAAFVGFDNITAADAAGNMAAPLLAQVLGGDFLFAFVSAVAFATILAVVAGLVLSAASAFAHDFYSHIVRKGKATEGEQIVAARWASIGVAVLSIILALFAQKLNVAFLVALAFAVAASANLPIILFTIFWKRFNTTGAVTGMLVGLISSLVLVVVGPNVWSPEVGGAILVGDPLFSLANPGIVSIPLGFLGAYLGTIFSSKKADQKKFEEILIKANTGMKN; encoded by the coding sequence ATGAATGTACTTGCTTTTTCACTATTTCTAGCAATTGTAGCTCTTACACTTATTATTACGTATTATGCCTCAAAACGAACAAAAACAACCAGCGATTTTTATACAGCAGACGGAAGTTTAACGGGATGGCAAAATGGATTAGCTATTGCAGGGGACTATATGTCGGCAGCTTCATTCTTAGGAATCGCCGGAATGATAGCGCTTTCAGGTTTTGATGGCTTTTTCTATAGCATTGGCTTTCTTGTTGCTTACCTTGTTGTTCTATACATTGTAGCAGAACCTTTAAGAAACCTTGGGAAATATACAATGGCGGATATGATTGCTGCTCGCTTTAATGAAAAAAAGGTACGTGGAGTTGCTGCTTTAAATACAATTACAATCTCTATCTTTTATATGATTGCTCAGCTTGTAGGAGCTGGTGGTCTCATTAAACTTCTCCTTGGAATTGATTATGTATATTCTGTTCTTATTGTAGGGGTTCTAATGACTATTTATGTTGTATTTGGCGGAATGACTGCTACAAGCTGGGTTCAAATTACAAAAGCTGTTTTACTTATGATTGGAACGTTTGTCATTTCTATTATTGTGTTTTCAAAATTTGATTTTAGCATTGCTAAGATGTTCAGTGAGATGAAAAGTGCTACACCGCTCGGAGAAAGCTTTCTTCATCCAGGTAATAAGTTTACAAATCCTCTTGATATGATTTCTCTTAACTTAGCTTTAGTACTTGGTACAGCAGGACTTCCGCATATTCTGATTCGCTTCTTTACTGTAAAGGATGCCATTACAGCTCGAAAATCAGTTGTTTATGCAACTTGGATTATTGGTATTTTCTATATTTTGACGATTTTCTTAGGGTTTGGAGCTGCGGCATTTGTAGGATTTGATAATATTACAGCAGCAGATGCAGCTGGAAATATGGCTGCTCCACTTCTAGCTCAAGTATTAGGAGGAGACTTTTTATTTGCTTTCGTTTCTGCTGTAGCTTTTGCGACAATTTTAGCAGTTGTTGCAGGGCTTGTTCTTTCAGCAGCTTCCGCTTTTGCACATGATTTTTATAGTCATATTGTAAGAAAAGGAAAAGCAACAGAAGGTGAACAAATTGTTGCTGCACGCTGGGCGTCAATTGGAGTTGCTGTCCTTTCCATCATATTAGCCCTATTCGCTCAAAAGCTTAATGTGGCATTTCTTGTAGCGCTTGCTTTTGCGGTTGCAGCAAGTGCTAACTTACCTATTATTTTATTTACGATTTTTTGGAAACGTTTCAATACAACAGGTGCTGTCACAGGTATGCTTGTTGGATTAATTAGTTCTCTTGTCCTCGTTGTTGTAGGTCCTAACGTTTGGTCTCCTGAGGTTGGGGGAGCTATTCTTGTAGGAGATCCACTCTTTTCATTAGCAAACCCTGGGATTGTGTCTATTCCACTTGGATTCTTAGGTGCCTACCTTGGCACAATCTTCTCTAGTAAAAAAGCAGATCAGAAAAAATTTGAAGAAATTCTGATTAAAGCAAATACAGGAATGAAAAACTAA
- a CDS encoding DUF485 domain-containing protein, translated as MEGKKVKLEREEQELDYTELVQSPTFQRLMREKRRFILPFSLFFLAFYFTLPVLTAYFTFLNETAFWSLTWAWVFAFAQFVMTWALCMIYTKRAQKFDVLVEDLKKEAGR; from the coding sequence GTGGAAGGGAAAAAAGTGAAGTTAGAGAGGGAAGAACAAGAATTAGATTACACGGAGCTTGTCCAATCTCCAACATTTCAAAGGCTCATGCGTGAAAAACGTCGTTTTATTTTACCTTTTTCATTATTCTTTTTAGCTTTTTATTTCACACTACCTGTTTTAACTGCCTATTTTACATTCTTAAATGAGACGGCTTTTTGGTCTTTAACATGGGCGTGGGTTTTTGCATTTGCGCAATTCGTTATGACTTGGGCACTCTGTATGATTTACACAAAGCGTGCTCAAAAGTTTGACGTACTTGTAGAAGACCTAAAAAAAGAAGCTGGCCGTTAA
- a CDS encoding MFS transporter: MKAQKSLSERKLLGVAGLGWMFDALDVGILSFIIAALQIEWKLTPEEMSWIGSVNSIGMAVGALIFGLLADRIGRKPVFIITLLLFSIGSGLSALAPTLFVFLLLRFFIGMGLGGELPVASTLVSETVAPEKRGKTVVLLESFWAFGWLVAALISYFVIPKYGWQIALLITALPAFYALYLRIGLPDSPRYLALEKKPSFSQNIAKVWSKEVRKQTIVLWVLWFTVVFSYYGMFLWLPSVMVLKGFSLIKSFEYVLIMTLAQLPGYFTAAWLIERAGRKFVLVTFLLGTAGSALLFGTAETLPLLLTSGMFLSFFNLGAWGALYAYTPEQYPTEVRGTGAGMAASFGRVGGILGPLAVGYLMSSGSSVATIFTVFCLSIIVGVIAVAFFGTETKQRELA, translated from the coding sequence ATGAAGGCACAAAAATCCCTATCTGAGCGAAAACTGCTTGGAGTTGCTGGGCTTGGGTGGATGTTCGATGCCCTAGACGTCGGAATCCTTTCCTTTATTATTGCTGCTTTACAAATTGAATGGAAACTAACACCTGAAGAAATGAGCTGGATTGGAAGCGTGAATTCAATTGGTATGGCTGTCGGGGCCCTGATTTTTGGACTTTTAGCTGATCGAATTGGTCGAAAACCTGTCTTTATTATAACGCTCTTACTTTTTTCAATTGGTAGTGGCTTATCAGCACTTGCTCCAACATTGTTTGTATTTTTATTATTACGCTTCTTTATCGGTATGGGACTTGGCGGGGAACTTCCTGTTGCTTCTACACTTGTTTCTGAAACCGTTGCTCCAGAAAAAAGAGGGAAAACAGTTGTGTTGCTTGAAAGCTTCTGGGCTTTCGGCTGGTTGGTTGCTGCTCTTATCTCCTACTTCGTTATTCCAAAGTATGGCTGGCAAATTGCACTTTTAATTACAGCTCTTCCTGCTTTTTATGCATTATATCTACGCATCGGGTTACCAGATTCACCACGCTATTTAGCTCTTGAGAAGAAACCTTCATTTTCTCAAAACATTGCAAAGGTATGGTCGAAAGAGGTTCGCAAACAAACGATTGTCCTTTGGGTGCTTTGGTTTACAGTTGTATTCTCTTATTATGGTATGTTTTTATGGTTACCAAGCGTTATGGTGTTGAAAGGTTTTAGCCTTATTAAAAGCTTTGAATATGTGCTTATTATGACCCTTGCCCAGCTTCCAGGTTACTTTACAGCGGCATGGCTCATTGAACGAGCTGGACGCAAATTTGTACTTGTAACATTTCTACTCGGAACTGCCGGAAGTGCTCTTTTATTCGGAACTGCCGAAACATTACCGCTTTTACTAACATCAGGTATGTTTCTTTCATTTTTTAATCTCGGAGCATGGGGAGCTCTTTATGCTTATACACCTGAGCAATATCCGACTGAAGTTCGTGGAACAGGCGCAGGAATGGCCGCTTCATTCGGTAGAGTTGGTGGGATTTTAGGTCCACTTGCTGTTGGCTATCTAATGAGCAGCGGATCTTCTGTTGCCACGATTTTTACCGTCTTCTGTCTGTCTATTATTGTTGGGGTTATTGCTGTTGCCTTTTTTGGAACGGAAACCAAACAACGTGAACTTGCTTAA
- a CDS encoding HAMP domain-containing sensor histidine kinase has translation MRRLNSLTARYIFIILMAIVMLPVAMLASGVLYISPWYKKQNEPYYPSYEVVDEWHKESKKMTPDDVQSVKKAFSKVEKSYKYKAMVYVNGNGETVLKEGAPVNLPTEWNVMTTMDFMKSSIDSDPFTVVSYVGGKKEAGFVILQMPRSYITAINREESPLYDFLTFLLAIIIIVLFLLISWFFFRSIRRRLLRLQDAMEMPNARNVPPKIQISRKDEIGALEQSFNNMLTALEESQQNEREEESARRKLIADLSHDLRTPLTALKAQIYSLKKEVLSQKGEETIALADEKIHYLGELIENLLSYSLLTSNKYPYKPEQTDMVRLVRTTIACWYDRLEEEGFEVDIEIQGDDIKSNIDVNWFQRMIDNVIQNVIRHAKDGQFIGFYMEGKGEEYKISVVDHGPGFTNTSGNKHGRGIGMSIIALMAEAMNIKWKVDSNENGTTFEFYYKNSLQ, from the coding sequence ATGAGAAGGCTTAATTCGTTAACAGCACGGTATATTTTTATCATTCTAATGGCAATCGTTATGCTGCCAGTAGCCATGCTAGCTAGTGGAGTTCTTTATATTAGTCCATGGTATAAAAAGCAGAATGAGCCTTATTATCCAAGCTATGAAGTTGTTGATGAATGGCATAAGGAATCTAAAAAAATGACGCCTGATGACGTTCAAAGTGTAAAAAAAGCTTTTAGTAAAGTAGAAAAGAGCTATAAATATAAAGCAATGGTTTATGTTAATGGAAATGGAGAAACAGTGTTAAAGGAAGGAGCGCCTGTAAACCTCCCAACAGAGTGGAATGTAATGACAACCATGGATTTTATGAAAAGCAGTATTGATAGTGATCCTTTTACTGTTGTTTCCTATGTAGGTGGGAAGAAAGAAGCAGGGTTTGTTATTTTACAAATGCCACGTTCTTATATTACGGCTATAAATAGGGAGGAGAGCCCACTATATGATTTCCTTACTTTTCTTCTCGCTATTATCATTATTGTTTTATTTCTACTGATTTCCTGGTTTTTCTTCCGCAGCATCCGAAGACGACTTTTGCGCCTTCAAGATGCAATGGAAATGCCAAATGCTCGGAATGTTCCTCCTAAAATACAAATATCAAGAAAAGATGAAATTGGAGCCCTTGAGCAATCATTTAATAATATGCTTACGGCATTAGAAGAAAGTCAGCAAAATGAGCGTGAAGAGGAAAGTGCACGTCGTAAGCTTATTGCCGACCTTTCTCACGATTTGCGAACACCGCTCACCGCCCTAAAAGCGCAAATTTATTCTTTAAAGAAGGAAGTACTTTCTCAGAAAGGTGAAGAAACCATTGCTCTTGCTGATGAAAAAATTCATTATTTAGGAGAACTCATCGAAAACCTCCTTTCTTATTCATTACTCACCTCAAACAAATATCCATATAAGCCGGAGCAAACGGATATGGTGAGGCTTGTTCGTACAACAATTGCCTGCTGGTATGACCGCTTAGAAGAGGAAGGCTTTGAAGTGGATATAGAGATTCAAGGAGATGACATTAAAAGCAATATCGATGTGAACTGGTTCCAGCGGATGATAGATAATGTCATTCAAAATGTGATTCGTCATGCAAAAGACGGTCAGTTTATTGGATTTTATATGGAAGGAAAAGGTGAAGAGTATAAAATATCAGTTGTAGATCACGGGCCAGGATTTACGAATACAAGTGGAAACAAACATGGCCGAGGGATTGGAATGTCGATTATTGCTCTTATGGCTGAAGCGATGAATATTAAGTGGAAAGTAGACTCAAATGAAAATGGCACAACTTTCGAGTTTTATTATAAGAATTCTTTACAATAA